In one Novosphingopyxis iocasae genomic region, the following are encoded:
- a CDS encoding alkaline phosphatase D family protein: protein MTLQIDRRLLLQAGTFGIGALTIPGAAFAFQSATGFSHGVASGEPSQDSVLLWTRYVGSSDTRLTVEVTDPATGKVVGGGSTTASSTRDYCAKLVVDGLQPGRWYYYRFVAPDGSASPQGRTRTLPDGETDKWRMGVFSCSNMPFGYFNAYAAAAARDDLDIIMHLGDYFYEYGPGTYPDVALPGRAVQPDHEILTLTDYRLRYQSYRADPDLQRVHQLWPMLAQWDDHEIANDAWEHGAQNHQPNEGDYEMRKRIARRTYREWMPVHDLPDTEDQWKSYRVGDLATILLTESRLHARAKQFDLSEVLQGKGNIEAALVEFREQTYRDPAHTMLGLDQEGWFADQLKRSVGAGEKWQVWAQQTVMGTLLMPQQTLDWIPESAPDYVKQRSAVGALASKAGLPFNFDSWDGYPAARSRAFKAAQDADADLVVLSGDSHNGWAFDLTEDGGPVGVEFAGHSVTSPGMESYFSTVPVATLEAAIRETNPMLKWANFGKRGYMTVELTPTAASCDWNFVSDIAERSSTITGSQNLTARRGERALTQA, encoded by the coding sequence ATGACCCTCCAGATCGATCGGCGCCTGTTGTTGCAGGCAGGCACCTTCGGCATCGGCGCGCTGACCATTCCCGGTGCCGCCTTCGCCTTCCAGTCCGCCACCGGCTTCTCCCACGGCGTAGCGTCGGGCGAGCCGAGCCAGGATTCGGTGTTGCTCTGGACGCGCTATGTCGGCAGCAGTGATACGCGCCTGACCGTGGAAGTCACCGATCCGGCCACGGGTAAGGTGGTCGGCGGCGGTTCGACCACCGCCTCTTCGACACGGGACTATTGCGCCAAGCTGGTGGTCGACGGCCTGCAGCCCGGCCGATGGTATTATTATCGCTTCGTTGCCCCCGACGGCAGCGCCTCGCCGCAAGGGCGCACACGCACATTGCCCGATGGCGAGACCGATAAATGGCGCATGGGCGTGTTCAGCTGCTCCAACATGCCTTTCGGCTATTTCAACGCCTATGCCGCCGCCGCGGCGCGCGACGACCTGGATATCATCATGCATCTGGGCGATTATTTTTACGAATATGGCCCCGGCACCTATCCCGATGTCGCGCTGCCGGGCCGCGCGGTGCAGCCGGATCACGAAATCCTGACGCTCACCGATTATCGCCTGCGCTATCAAAGCTACCGCGCCGATCCGGATCTGCAGCGGGTCCACCAGCTATGGCCGATGCTGGCGCAGTGGGACGATCATGAGATTGCCAACGATGCCTGGGAACATGGCGCGCAGAACCATCAGCCGAACGAGGGCGATTACGAGATGCGCAAGCGCATCGCGCGGCGCACCTACCGCGAATGGATGCCGGTGCACGATCTGCCGGACACCGAGGACCAGTGGAAAAGCTATCGCGTGGGTGATCTTGCCACCATCTTGCTGACCGAAAGCCGCCTGCACGCGCGGGCCAAGCAGTTCGATCTGTCCGAAGTGCTGCAGGGCAAGGGCAATATCGAGGCCGCGCTCGTGGAATTTCGCGAGCAGACCTATCGCGATCCCGCACACACCATGCTGGGGCTGGATCAGGAGGGCTGGTTCGCGGATCAGCTCAAGCGCTCGGTCGGCGCGGGGGAGAAATGGCAGGTCTGGGCGCAGCAGACGGTCATGGGCACCTTGCTGATGCCGCAGCAGACGCTGGATTGGATTCCGGAAAGCGCACCGGACTATGTGAAGCAGCGCTCCGCCGTCGGCGCGCTGGCGAGCAAGGCGGGCCTGCCCTTCAATTTCGACAGTTGGGACGGCTATCCCGCCGCGCGCAGCCGGGCGTTCAAGGCGGCGCAGGACGCGGACGCCGATCTGGTGGTGCTATCGGGCGACAGCCATAATGGCTGGGCGTTCGATCTGACCGAGGACGGCGGCCCGGTGGGCGTGGAATTTGCCGGCCACAGCGTCACCTCGCCCGGCATGGAGAGCTATTTCTCCACCGTGCCCGTAGCGACGCTGGAGGCTGCGATCCGCGAAACCAATCCGATGCTCAAATGGGCCAATTTCGGCAAACGCGGCTATATGACGGTGGAACTGACGCCAACGGCCGCCAGCTGCGACTGGAATTTCGTGAGCGATATCGCTGAGCGCTCCAGCACGATCACCGGTTCGCAAAACCTCACCGCGCGGCGCGGCGAACGCGCGCTGACCCAAGCCTGA
- a CDS encoding DUF3667 domain-containing protein, with the protein MNDERQTDLSEDGHTAETACLNCGTALIGSHCHACGQHAHVHRTLSALGHDFLHGVLHFEGAFWHSAPLLVWRPGELTRRYIDGERKRFISPMALFLFAIFLMFVIFSFTGGPFENMQSPETDAAYQRESEQLDQKIQKDSAALKALPPGDTGRAGLEEALREEMAARNGIAMLRQEPMPYPEMIGVDERVGQSGTDAINTGSPFLDHILEKAVHKFQANPGLIQYKMQSNGYKFAWLLIPLSLPFIWLVTIGAKSVRFYDHAVFTTYSLSFMVLLFLALTLLGKAGVSSGLLIPIGLIFPPIHLYRQLRHAYGFSRLSTLLRLAVLLSLIPVIGLIFTFLLLGLGLAG; encoded by the coding sequence GTGAACGACGAAAGACAGACGGACCTGTCCGAAGATGGGCACACGGCGGAAACCGCCTGCCTCAATTGCGGCACAGCGCTCATCGGATCGCACTGCCATGCCTGCGGGCAGCACGCGCATGTCCACCGCACACTGTCCGCGCTCGGTCATGATTTCCTCCATGGCGTGCTGCATTTCGAAGGTGCTTTCTGGCACAGCGCGCCGCTGCTCGTCTGGCGCCCGGGCGAACTGACCCGCAGATATATCGACGGCGAACGCAAACGCTTCATCTCCCCGATGGCTCTGTTCCTGTTCGCGATCTTTCTGATGTTCGTGATCTTCAGCTTCACCGGCGGCCCGTTCGAAAACATGCAGAGCCCGGAAACCGATGCCGCCTATCAACGGGAATCGGAACAGCTCGATCAGAAGATCCAGAAAGACTCGGCGGCACTGAAAGCGCTCCCACCCGGCGATACCGGACGCGCGGGGTTGGAAGAGGCGCTGCGTGAGGAGATGGCGGCCCGCAATGGCATTGCCATGCTACGTCAGGAGCCGATGCCTTATCCGGAGATGATCGGCGTAGATGAGAGGGTCGGCCAAAGCGGAACCGACGCGATCAACACCGGCAGCCCTTTTCTGGATCATATCCTTGAGAAGGCAGTCCACAAATTTCAGGCCAATCCGGGGCTGATCCAATATAAGATGCAGTCGAACGGCTATAAATTCGCCTGGCTGCTGATCCCGCTGTCTCTGCCCTTCATATGGCTGGTGACGATCGGCGCCAAAAGCGTGCGCTTCTACGATCACGCCGTCTTTACGACCTACTCGCTCAGTTTCATGGTGCTCCTGTTCCTGGCGCTGACGCTGCTCGGCAAAGCGGGCGTTTCTTCGGGTCTACTGATACCCATCGGCCTGATATTCCCGCCAATCCATCTCTACCGCCAGCTGCGCCACGCTTACGGGTTTTCGCGGCTTTCCACGTTGCTGCGTCTCGCTGTCCTACTTTCCCTTATCCCAGTGATCGGCCTTATCTTCACCTTCCTGCTTCTCGGCCTCGGGCTTGCGGGATAG
- a CDS encoding TonB-dependent receptor — protein sequence MRFTSHAAIAISLAAFGSAAAQAQAADPAADGAESAAIDSEIVVTAQKRAESISDVPLTVSALSGEALKEIGVDEFDEVAAYIPGLIVQEQSPNNPGFVIRGITSDSGSAQIAPRVSIYYNGVDVSRSRGSYFDLFDIERIEVVKGPQATLFGTASTIGAISVITNRPTPEESASASVSYGNFNAVQANAVVNGGTEFISGRLAAVYKYRDGYVRNIGGQPGTVSGNQVGIEQDDLNGVNQFGLRGSIRVNPAAGGHIDFIATYEQQRNPGTAFKSGTLPPTGGDTSPYSFAELGGSPFSESVLGLPKLGLNREVYDANLSIEFPIGDAWQLDSITGYRKFDSLEVFDADGSGLFFLEFAEDAKGQQMSHETRISYDSDRFRGFAGFNIFHEEGTQGVPFSTDEGTYIACAPFPAFAPVQAVLSGAQGGANPCYSAPAGYTAPNASAILTRGAASIIPYSSVFENGGKNTSYSVFADGTAIFGLLELTAGLRYLYEERQSTYFSRQPGSQVFAGLGVPGVSLLGAVDTAGQTFRASDDFDAFLPRFNALYRVTRDVNVYATISKGRRSPVLNLTARGPRAGETGPQPSLTIVDAETVWNYEGGIKGSFGGFTGSIGAFYQDYSNFQTSLITQQDTVDQNGNPIPAGTVIPVNAGQATNFGIEVETSYRVSRALRLFANYAYIDAKIGEPAEGTASQFSFQDSRFRLTPEHSASGGIEFNADLGGGTAIFFTPTATYQSRVFFEVPNDPSTSQDGYVLVNLRGGVTFDDGRYEISGFARNLLDKEYLIDAGNTGGSFGTTTYIAGEPRLYGIQLAARF from the coding sequence ATGCGTTTTACATCCCACGCCGCCATCGCCATTTCGCTCGCCGCCTTCGGCTCGGCCGCTGCGCAGGCTCAGGCAGCCGATCCTGCTGCCGACGGTGCAGAAAGCGCCGCGATCGATTCGGAGATCGTCGTCACCGCGCAAAAACGCGCAGAGTCGATCAGCGATGTGCCGCTCACCGTGAGCGCGCTGAGCGGAGAGGCTCTCAAGGAAATCGGCGTCGATGAGTTCGATGAGGTCGCCGCCTATATTCCCGGCCTGATCGTGCAAGAGCAGAGTCCCAACAATCCCGGCTTCGTGATCCGCGGCATTACATCGGATTCCGGGAGCGCGCAGATCGCGCCGCGCGTTTCCATCTACTATAATGGCGTCGACGTCTCCCGTTCGCGCGGCTCCTATTTCGATCTGTTCGATATTGAACGGATCGAGGTGGTGAAGGGCCCGCAGGCGACGCTGTTCGGCACCGCCTCGACGATTGGCGCGATCAGCGTCATCACCAATCGTCCCACGCCGGAAGAAAGCGCCTCCGCCTCGGTCAGCTACGGCAATTTCAACGCGGTGCAGGCCAATGCCGTGGTAAACGGCGGCACCGAGTTCATTTCCGGGCGCCTCGCCGCCGTCTACAAATATCGCGACGGCTATGTGCGCAATATCGGCGGCCAGCCGGGCACGGTCAGCGGCAATCAGGTCGGCATCGAGCAGGACGATCTGAACGGGGTGAATCAGTTCGGCTTGCGCGGATCGATCCGCGTCAATCCTGCCGCGGGCGGGCATATCGATTTCATCGCCACCTACGAACAGCAGCGCAATCCCGGCACCGCATTCAAATCCGGCACGCTGCCGCCCACTGGCGGCGACACCAGCCCCTACAGTTTCGCGGAACTCGGCGGATCGCCGTTCAGCGAAAGCGTTCTCGGCCTGCCCAAACTCGGGCTGAACCGCGAGGTCTACGACGCCAATCTCAGCATCGAATTCCCGATCGGCGATGCCTGGCAGCTCGATTCGATCACCGGCTATCGCAAGTTCGATAGCCTGGAAGTGTTCGATGCGGACGGTTCCGGCCTGTTCTTCCTGGAATTCGCAGAGGACGCGAAGGGCCAGCAGATGAGCCACGAGACCCGCATCAGCTATGACAGCGACCGCTTCCGCGGTTTTGCGGGTTTCAACATCTTCCATGAAGAAGGCACGCAAGGGGTGCCCTTCTCTACCGATGAAGGCACGTATATCGCCTGCGCGCCCTTCCCCGCCTTCGCACCGGTTCAGGCCGTACTCTCTGGCGCACAGGGCGGCGCCAATCCATGCTACAGCGCGCCCGCCGGCTACACCGCGCCCAATGCCAGCGCTATTCTGACGCGCGGGGCGGCCAGCATCATTCCCTATTCCAGCGTCTTCGAAAATGGCGGCAAGAACACGAGCTACTCGGTCTTTGCAGACGGCACGGCGATCTTCGGTCTACTCGAGCTGACGGCGGGGCTGCGCTATCTCTACGAGGAACGCCAATCGACCTACTTCTCTCGCCAGCCGGGTAGCCAGGTATTTGCTGGCCTCGGCGTACCGGGCGTGTCGCTACTCGGCGCGGTGGACACCGCCGGGCAGACATTCCGGGCGAGCGACGATTTCGACGCCTTCCTGCCGCGCTTCAACGCGCTTTACCGCGTCACGCGGGACGTGAACGTTTACGCCACCATCTCCAAGGGGCGCCGCTCGCCGGTGCTGAACCTCACCGCGCGCGGCCCGCGCGCCGGAGAGACCGGTCCGCAGCCCAGCCTGACCATCGTGGATGCGGAAACGGTCTGGAACTATGAAGGCGGGATCAAGGGCAGCTTCGGCGGGTTCACCGGCTCGATCGGCGCCTTCTATCAGGATTACAGCAACTTCCAGACCAGCCTCATTACCCAGCAGGATACGGTGGATCAGAATGGCAACCCCATTCCGGCCGGCACCGTCATTCCGGTCAATGCCGGTCAGGCAACAAATTTCGGCATTGAGGTGGAAACCAGCTACCGCGTGTCGCGCGCGCTGCGTCTGTTCGCCAACTACGCCTATATCGACGCCAAGATCGGCGAGCCGGCGGAGGGTACGGCCAGCCAGTTCTCCTTCCAGGACAGCCGTTTCCGTCTGACGCCCGAACATAGCGCCTCGGGCGGGATCGAATTCAACGCGGACCTGGGCGGCGGCACGGCGATTTTCTTCACGCCCACCGCCACCTATCAGAGCCGCGTGTTCTTCGAGGTGCCGAACGATCCCTCCACCAGCCAGGACGGCTATGTCCTCGTCAATCTGCGCGGCGGCGTGACGTTCGACGACGGCCGCTATGAGATCAGCGGTTTTGCGCGCAATCTGCTCGATAAGGAATATCTTATCGATGCCGGCAATACCGGCGGCTCCTTCGGCACCACCACCTATATTGCCGGCGAACCGCGTCTGTACGGGATCCAGCTCGCCGCTCGCTTCTGA
- a CDS encoding type III polyketide synthase gives MAHLRSIGTAVPDTVLLQSEVLSIIEAGRGMPMPGRMQAILVNTGIEQRRIARPVDFYMRPRSWPERAATYEEVGKDLFRRAAGKALDDAGLVPADIDTIVFISTTGTLTPSLPSRMVELMGFDQDTRTVPLFGYGCAGGVLGLSVAADLTPPGKTTLFVAMELCSLAYDHQRMDKKDVVAAALFADGCAAAVVTGEGQGPRFGRFVQRVWPDSIDMMGWEIGDTGFDLVLAKNIPAFVAQEFAPLCDAYLADEGLTLDALAEPACHPGGGRVVDALADYFAPAAAPVEERLPATRAVLREYGNMSSPTVLFVLDRLMAQRQSKPLLLTALGPGFTGAIGVLRP, from the coding sequence TTGGCCCATCTGCGATCGATCGGCACCGCCGTTCCGGACACCGTGCTGCTGCAAAGCGAGGTGCTTTCGATCATCGAGGCCGGACGCGGCATGCCGATGCCGGGGCGCATGCAAGCGATTTTGGTCAATACGGGGATCGAGCAGCGCCGCATCGCCCGTCCGGTTGATTTCTACATGCGCCCGCGTAGCTGGCCGGAACGCGCCGCGACCTATGAAGAGGTGGGCAAGGACCTGTTTCGCCGCGCGGCTGGCAAGGCGCTGGATGATGCGGGGTTGGTCCCTGCGGATATCGATACCATCGTCTTCATCTCAACAACGGGCACGCTGACGCCTAGCCTGCCGAGCCGCATGGTGGAACTGATGGGCTTCGATCAGGACACGCGCACGGTGCCGCTGTTCGGTTATGGTTGTGCGGGCGGCGTGCTTGGCCTCTCCGTTGCCGCCGATCTGACGCCGCCGGGCAAGACCACGCTGTTCGTGGCGATGGAGCTGTGCAGCCTGGCTTATGATCATCAGCGCATGGACAAGAAGGACGTGGTGGCCGCCGCGCTGTTCGCGGATGGCTGCGCCGCAGCCGTGGTAACCGGGGAGGGGCAGGGCCCTCGCTTCGGTCGCTTCGTCCAGCGCGTTTGGCCGGACAGCATCGATATGATGGGGTGGGAGATCGGCGACACCGGCTTCGATCTGGTGCTGGCGAAGAACATCCCGGCGTTCGTCGCCCAGGAATTTGCGCCTCTGTGCGATGCCTATCTGGCCGACGAAGGATTGACCCTGGACGCGTTGGCGGAGCCCGCCTGCCATCCGGGCGGGGGCAGGGTGGTCGATGCGCTGGCCGACTATTTCGCACCCGCCGCCGCGCCGGTTGAGGAGCGCCTGCCGGCAACACGCGCGGTGCTGCGGGAATATGGCAATATGTCCTCTCCCACGGTGCTGTTTGTGCTGGACCGCTTAATGGCGCAGCGACAGTCGAAGCCGCTTCTGCTAACCGCACTCGGCCCCGGCTTTACCGGTGCGATCGGAGTGCTGAGACCATGA
- a CDS encoding isoprenylcysteine carboxyl methyltransferase family protein, whose translation MTPIVEWPAWAVLLIAYVFLQRIAELAIAQRNTRALIKEGAHEFGRKGYRLFIALHSAWLISIVIFAVPNPRPDLLLLLLFALTQALRYWALFTLGRYWTTRLISSPNFPRIRKGPYRFFPHPNYLVVVAEIALVPLIMNEETVAIVFTFLNAALLVWRIRMENRVLGHRRAD comes from the coding sequence ATGACGCCCATCGTCGAATGGCCCGCCTGGGCGGTGCTGCTGATTGCCTATGTCTTCCTGCAGCGGATTGCCGAGCTTGCGATCGCGCAGCGCAACACGCGGGCGCTGATTAAAGAGGGCGCGCACGAGTTCGGGCGCAAAGGCTATCGGCTTTTCATTGCGCTCCACAGTGCGTGGCTGATTTCCATCGTCATCTTTGCCGTGCCGAACCCGCGGCCCGATTTGTTGTTGCTGCTGCTATTCGCGCTGACCCAGGCGCTGCGTTACTGGGCGCTGTTCACGCTGGGGCGTTACTGGACCACCCGGCTCATCAGCTCGCCCAACTTTCCGCGCATCCGAAAGGGCCCGTACCGGTTCTTCCCGCACCCCAACTATCTGGTGGTGGTGGCGGAGATCGCGCTGGTGCCTTTGATCATGAATGAGGAGACGGTGGCGATCGTCTTCACCTTTCTGAACGCGGCTCTGCTTGTCTGGCGAATCCGGATGGAAAACCGGGTGCTGGGGCACCGGCGCGCCGACTGA
- the rpsL gene encoding 30S ribosomal protein S12 translates to MPTINQLIRKGRVPQKAKSKVPAMEQNPQKRGVCTRVYTTTPKKPNSALRKVAKVRLTNQREVISYIPGEGHNLQEHSVVLIRGGRVRDLPGVRYHVLRGVLDTQGVKDRKQSRSKYGAKRPK, encoded by the coding sequence ATGCCGACTATCAACCAGCTGATCCGCAAGGGTCGCGTTCCGCAGAAGGCCAAGAGCAAGGTCCCTGCGATGGAGCAGAACCCGCAGAAGCGCGGCGTTTGCACCCGCGTCTATACGACGACGCCGAAGAAGCCGAACTCGGCTCTGCGTAAGGTGGCCAAGGTTCGCCTGACCAACCAGCGCGAAGTCATCTCCTACATCCCGGGCGAAGGCCATAACCTGCAGGAGCACAGCGTTGTGCTGATCCGCGGCGGCCGTGTGCGCGACCTTCCCGGCGTTCGTTACCACGTCCTTCGCGGCGTGCTCGATACGCAGGGCGTCAAGGATCGCAAGCAGAGCCGTTCGAAGTACGGCGCGAAGCGTCCTAAGTAA
- the rpsG gene encoding 30S ribosomal protein S7 translates to MSRRRRPEKREILPDPKFGDVVLSKFMNNLMYDGKKSAAERIVYGALDTVEARAKADPIQLFHDALNNIKPGIEVRSRRVGGATYQVPVEVRPERAQALAIRWLISAARGRGETTMAARLSSELMDAANNRGNAVKKREDTHRMAEANRAFSHYRW, encoded by the coding sequence ATGTCACGTCGTCGTCGCCCCGAAAAGCGCGAGATCCTTCCCGACCCTAAGTTCGGTGATGTGGTCCTTTCCAAATTCATGAACAACCTGATGTATGACGGCAAGAAATCTGCCGCCGAGCGCATCGTTTATGGTGCTCTCGACACGGTCGAGGCACGCGCCAAGGCCGATCCGATCCAGCTGTTCCATGATGCGCTCAACAACATCAAGCCGGGCATCGAGGTCCGCAGCCGCCGCGTCGGCGGTGCGACCTATCAGGTGCCGGTCGAGGTTCGCCCCGAGCGCGCCCAGGCTCTTGCCATTCGCTGGCTGATCTCGGCTGCGCGCGGCCGCGGTGAGACCACCATGGCTGCCCGCCTGTCGAGCGAGCTGATGGATGCTGCCAACAACCGTGGTAACGCTGTGAAGAAGCGTGAAGACACGCACCGGATGGCCGAAGCCAACCGCGCCTTCTCGCACTATCGCTGGTAA
- the fusA gene encoding elongation factor G, translated as MARDYPLEKYRNIGIMAHIDAGKTTTTERILFYTGKSYKIGEVHDGAATMDWMEQEQERGITITSAATTCFWNDHRINIIDTPGHVDFTIEVERSLRVLDGAVACFDGVAGVEPQSETVWRQADKYKVPRMCFINKLDRTGANFEFCVQSIIDRLGATPAVLYLPIGIESDLQGLVDLVHNRGIIWESEGLGAEFNYVDIPDDLKDKAAEYREKLIELAVEQDDEAMEAYLEGNEPDVDTLKKLIRKGTLEQAFVPVLCGSAFKNKGVQPLLDAVVDYLPSPLDVPAIKGVLPDSDQEDSRPSSDEAPFSALAFKIMNDPFVGTLTFARIYSGVLEKGTVLNSVKDKKEKIGRMLLMHANNREDIEAAYAGDIVAIAGLKETTTGDTLCASNKPIILERMEFPDPVIELSVEPKTKADQEKMGVALNRLAAEDPSFRVSTDHESGQTIIKGMGELHLDILVDRMKREFKVEANVGAPQVAYRESLKREVEVDYTHKKQSGGSGQFGRVKVVVSPGERGQGINFMDETKGGVIPKEYIPSVEKGMRETAETGSLIGFPIIDFDIRLIDGQTHDVDSSALAFEITGRAAMREVAQKAGIKLLEPVMKVEVITPEEYLGDVIGDLNSRRGQIQGTDTRGIAQAVDAIVPLANMFGYVNQLRSFTQGRAQYTMQFSHYEEVPQNVADEVKEKLA; from the coding sequence ATGGCCCGCGATTATCCGCTCGAAAAATACCGCAATATCGGCATCATGGCGCATATCGACGCCGGTAAGACCACGACGACCGAGCGGATCCTGTTCTACACCGGTAAGTCCTACAAGATCGGCGAAGTCCATGACGGCGCCGCCACGATGGACTGGATGGAGCAGGAGCAGGAGCGCGGCATCACGATCACGTCCGCCGCGACGACCTGTTTCTGGAACGATCACCGCATCAACATCATCGACACCCCCGGCCACGTGGACTTCACCATCGAGGTGGAGCGTAGCCTCCGCGTGCTCGACGGCGCGGTTGCATGCTTCGACGGCGTGGCCGGCGTGGAGCCGCAGTCCGAGACGGTGTGGCGCCAGGCGGACAAGTACAAGGTGCCGCGGATGTGCTTCATCAACAAGCTCGACCGCACCGGTGCCAACTTCGAATTCTGCGTGCAGTCGATCATCGATCGTCTGGGCGCGACCCCGGCCGTTCTCTATCTGCCGATCGGCATCGAGAGCGACCTTCAGGGGCTCGTGGACCTCGTTCACAATCGCGGCATCATCTGGGAATCGGAAGGCCTCGGCGCCGAATTCAACTATGTCGATATCCCGGACGACCTGAAGGACAAGGCTGCCGAATATCGCGAGAAGCTGATCGAGCTCGCCGTCGAGCAGGACGACGAGGCGATGGAAGCCTATCTGGAAGGCAATGAGCCCGACGTCGACACGCTGAAGAAGCTGATCCGCAAGGGTACGCTCGAGCAGGCGTTCGTTCCGGTGCTCTGTGGCTCCGCGTTCAAGAACAAGGGCGTTCAGCCGCTGCTCGACGCCGTGGTCGACTATCTGCCGAGCCCGCTCGACGTTCCGGCGATTAAGGGCGTGCTGCCCGACAGCGATCAGGAAGACAGCCGTCCGTCCAGCGACGAAGCGCCGTTCAGCGCCCTCGCGTTCAAGATCATGAACGATCCGTTTGTGGGCACGCTGACTTTTGCGCGCATCTATTCCGGCGTCTTGGAGAAGGGCACCGTCCTGAACTCCGTGAAGGACAAGAAGGAAAAGATCGGCCGCATGCTGCTGATGCATGCCAACAACCGCGAAGACATCGAGGCGGCCTATGCCGGCGACATCGTTGCTATCGCGGGCCTCAAGGAGACGACGACGGGCGATACGCTTTGCGCATCGAACAAGCCGATCATCCTGGAGCGCATGGAGTTCCCCGATCCCGTGATCGAGCTGTCGGTGGAGCCGAAGACCAAGGCCGACCAGGAAAAGATGGGCGTCGCGCTCAATCGTCTGGCCGCCGAGGATCCGTCCTTCCGCGTTTCGACCGATCACGAATCGGGCCAGACGATCATCAAGGGCATGGGCGAGCTTCACCTCGACATCCTCGTCGATCGCATGAAGCGCGAATTCAAGGTAGAAGCGAACGTCGGTGCGCCGCAGGTGGCCTATCGCGAATCGTTGAAGCGTGAAGTCGAGGTCGATTACACCCACAAGAAGCAGTCGGGTGGTTCGGGCCAGTTCGGCCGCGTGAAGGTTGTGGTCAGCCCCGGTGAGCGCGGCCAGGGCATCAACTTCATGGACGAGACCAAGGGTGGTGTGATTCCGAAGGAATATATCCCGTCGGTCGAAAAGGGCATGCGTGAGACGGCTGAGACCGGATCGCTGATCGGCTTCCCGATCATCGACTTCGACATCCGCCTGATCGATGGTCAGACCCATGACGTCGACTCCTCGGCGCTGGCGTTCGAGATCACGGGCCGTGCGGCGATGCGCGAAGTGGCGCAGAAGGCCGGCATCAAGCTGCTCGAGCCGGTCATGAAGGTGGAGGTCATCACCCCGGAAGAGTATCTGGGCGACGTGATCGGCGATTTGAACTCCCGCCGTGGCCAGATTCAGGGTACCGACACGCGCGGTATCGCGCAGGCGGTTGACGCGATCGTGCCGCTTGCCAACATGTTTGGTTATGTGAACCAGCTCCGCTCGTTCACTCAGGGACGTGCGCAGTACACGATGCAGTTCTCGCACTATGAAGAGGTGCCGCAGAATGTGGCCGACGAAGTGAAAGAGAAGCTGGCCTAA
- the tuf gene encoding elongation factor Tu, giving the protein MAKAKFERNKPHVNVGTIGHVDHGKTTLTAAITKVMAEVHGGAAVDFANIDKAPEERERGITISTAHVEYETAERHYAHVDCPGHADYVKNMITGAAQMDGAILVVNAADGPMPQTREHILLARQVGVPALVVFMNKVDQVDDEELLELVELEIRELLSSYDFPGDDIPIVAGSALAALEGRDDNIGKEKIIALMDAVDSYIPKPDRPVDRDFLMPIEDVFSISGRGTVVTGRVETGVVNVGDEVEIVGIKDTTKTTVTGVEMFRKLLDRGEAGDNIGALLRGTARDDVERGQVLAKPGSITPHTEFDAEVYVLSKDEGGRHTPFFANYRPQFYFRTTDVTGEVILPEGTEMVMPGDNVTIGVKLIAPIAMDEGLRFAIREGGRTVGAGVVSTIKV; this is encoded by the coding sequence ATGGCAAAAGCAAAATTCGAGCGGAACAAGCCGCACGTAAACGTTGGTACCATCGGTCACGTCGACCATGGCAAGACCACGCTGACCGCAGCGATCACCAAGGTGATGGCTGAAGTCCATGGCGGCGCCGCCGTCGACTTCGCCAACATCGACAAGGCTCCTGAAGAGCGCGAGCGCGGCATCACCATTTCGACCGCGCACGTCGAGTATGAAACCGCCGAGCGTCACTATGCGCACGTCGATTGCCCGGGCCACGCCGACTATGTGAAGAACATGATCACCGGCGCCGCGCAGATGGACGGTGCTATCCTCGTCGTGAACGCCGCCGACGGCCCCATGCCGCAGACCCGCGAGCACATCCTGCTCGCCCGTCAGGTCGGCGTGCCGGCTCTGGTCGTGTTCATGAACAAGGTTGACCAGGTTGACGACGAAGAGCTCCTCGAGCTCGTCGAGCTGGAAATCCGCGAGCTTCTCAGCTCGTACGACTTCCCGGGTGACGATATTCCGATCGTTGCTGGTTCGGCTCTCGCCGCCCTCGAAGGCCGCGACGACAACATCGGCAAGGAAAAGATCATTGCCCTGATGGACGCCGTCGACAGCTACATCCCGAAGCCGGATCGCCCCGTCGACCGCGACTTCCTGATGCCGATCGAAGACGTGTTCTCGATCTCGGGCCGTGGTACGGTTGTGACCGGCCGCGTCGAGACCGGCGTTGTGAACGTCGGCGACGAAGTCGAGATCGTTGGTATCAAGGACACCACCAAGACGACCGTGACCGGCGTCGAAATGTTCCGCAAGCTGCTTGATCGCGGTGAAGCGGGCGACAACATCGGTGCGCTGCTTCGTGGCACCGCGCGTGACGACGTCGAGCGCGGCCAGGTTCTGGCCAAGCCCGGTTCAATCACGCCGCACACCGAGTTCGACGCAGAAGTGTACGTGCTGTCGAAGGACGAGGGTGGCCGTCACACGCCGTTCTTCGCCAACTATCGTCCGCAGTTCTACTTCCGCACCACCGACGTGACCGGCGAAGTGATCCTCCCCGAGGGCACCGAGATGGTCATGCCCGGCGACAACGTGACGATCGGCGTGAAGCTGATTGCTCCGATCGCCATGGACGAAGGTCTGCGCTTCGCTATCCGCGAAGGTGGCCGCACCGTCGGTGCAGGGGTTGTCAGCACCATCAAGGTCTAA